One window of the Nicotiana tabacum cultivar K326 chromosome 4, ASM71507v2, whole genome shotgun sequence genome contains the following:
- the LOC142180037 gene encoding uncharacterized protein LOC142180037 produces the protein MNLFGPTRTASIGGRKYAFVIVDNFSRFTWVIFFSHKDEALRNFEVFCNKVHRKKGNYISAIRSDHGGELESRAFENFCNDQGISYNFSSPRSPQQNRVVEPQSSKFDPKSDEGTFLGYSPSSRAYRVFNKRTLCIKESIHVVFVDTNPHLRNKKIPEDEEISIVPKSVVIGKDTHDPATNQQNQSTEEHVEIKEPFSVDQSTTLEKEPVKYVPNEWKSKPGYPHKFIIGNPQECFKRGNIDTTLFIKHSNSGEFKMSRMGELTLFLGLQIKKSSKGIFISQTKYTKELIKKFGMENAKPIATPMGPTTTLEENKNGKTVDEIMYRGMIGSILYLTVGQPDIMFSVCKCVRFQSAPNESHFTVVKRIIRYLIGTTELGIWYAHSNNSDLKGFSDADFAGDRNDRKSTSGTWQLLENALIFWHSKKQNCVALSTTEAEYLAVGSSCTQILWIMHQLLDYDLNLTSTLIFCDNTSAICLSKNSVHHSSAKNKEIKHHFIRDHVAKGDNLLEFISTESQLADIFTKPLLEERFCLLRKTIGIMSIGTGLLSTFTTRDSFVLYYLVNNKRLDWFLWIRQYMLGTIRDISSSAACLPYCLLISHILEVESPPVQVEPTTKLTEPQSTATTNLQQIQQGLDGVQTVLTAMKEHVDKIREVTKEIGTDVAKLRMDMGATRRQGIRPFNSMTEKMNKITKEVETSNDSLCTKKFRRTMLNKGSQTCQGYQKVNKIKYIKGNAKSKDVKAIRKETRSIAVAL, from the exons ATGAACCTTTTTGGTCCAACGAGAACTGCTAGCATTGGTGGTAGAAAATATGCCTTTGTTATTGTAGATAATTTTTCTCGTTTCACCTGGGTTATTTTTTTTAGCCATAAAGATGAAGCTCTAAGGAATTTTGAAGTCTTCTGTAATAAGGTACATCGTAAAAAGGGAAATTATATTTCTGCTATAAGAAGTGACCATGGAGGAGAGTTAGAAAGCAGAGCCTTTGAAAACTTCTGTAATGATCAAGGAATTTCTTACAACTTCTCTTCCCCAAGATCACCTCAACAAAATAGAGTGGTAGAAC CACAATCTAGTAAGTTTGATCCAAAAAGCGACGAAGGTACTTTTCTTGGATATTCTCCCTCAAGTAGAGCATATAGAGTATTCAACAAAAGAACATTATGTATTAAGGAATCCATTCATGTAGTTTTTGTGGATACTAATCCTCACTTAAGGAATAAAAAAATTCCTGAAGATGAGGAAATTTCTATTGTCCCAAAGTCTGTTGTTATAGGAAAAGACACTCATGATCCGGCGACCAATCAGCAAAATCAGTCAACTGAGGAGCATGTTGAAATCAAGGAACCATTTTCTGTTGATCAGTCAACTACATTAGAAAAGGAGCCAGTCAAATATGTTCCAAATGAATGGAAAAGTAAACCTGGATATCCCCACAAGTTCATCATTGGAAATCCACAAGAAT GCTTCAAGCGAGGTAATATTGACACAACTTTGTTCATTAAGCATTCAAATTCAG GAGAATTCAAAATGAGCAGGATGGGAGAGCTAACTTTATTTCTTGGATTACAAATCAAGAAATCTTCCAAAGGAATCTTTATTAGCCAAACTAAGTACACCAAGGAACTCATAAAAAAGTTTGGAATGGAGAATGCAAAGCCTATTGCAACTCCAATGGGTCCAACAACTACTCTTGAAGAGAACAAGAATGGAAAAACTGTGGATGAAATAATGTATAGAGGGATGATTGGATCTATACTATATCTCACTGTTGGTCAACCAGATATAATGTTTAGTGTTTGTAAGTGTGTAAGATTTCAGTCGGCTCCAAATGAATCTCATTTTACTGTAGTTAAACGCATTATTCGATACCTCATTGGGACCACTGAATTAGGAATATGGTATGCTCATTCTAACAATTCTGATTTAAAAGGTTTTTCAGATGCAGATTTTGCAGGCGATAGGAATGACAGGAAAAGTACGAGTGGCACATGGCAACTACTGGAGAATGCTCTAATTTTCTGGCATAGTAAGAAACAAAATTGTGTTGCCTTGTCAACCACTGAAGCAGAGTATTTAGCTGTTGGAAGCAGTTGTACACAAATTCTTTGGATCATGCATCAACTTCTCGATTATGATTTGAATCTTACTTCTACtcttattttttgtgataatacAAGTGCTATATGTCTGTCAAAAAATTCTGTGCATCATTCTagtgcaaaaaataaagaaattaagcaTCATTTTATTCGTGATCATGTTGCAAAAGGTGATAATTTGTTAGAATTCATTAGTACTGAGTCTCAACTTGctgatatttttacaaaacctcTTTTGGAAGAACGATTTTGTCTACTGCGTAAAACGATTGGTATTATGTCTATTGG GACTGGATTGCTCAGCACTTTCACTACTAGGGATAGTTTTGTTCTTTACTACCTTGTGAACAATAAAAGGCTTGACTGGTTTTTGTGGATTCGTCAGTATATGCTTGGAACTATCAGGGACATATCTTCTTCTGCTGCTTGTTTACCCTATTGCTTGCTCATCTCACACATTCTTGAG GTTGAAAGCCCTCCAGTACAGGTTGAGCCAACCACTAAACTAACTGAGCCTCAGTCGACTGCTACTACCAACCTACAACAGATTCAGCAAGGACTAGATGGGGTACAAACCGTGCTCACTGCAATGAAAGAACACGTAGACAAGATCAGGGAAGTCACCAAGGAAATAGGTACAGACGTGGCTAAACTTAGGATGGACATGGGAGCCACAAGGAGGCAAGGAATCAGGCCATTCAACTCCATGACAGAGAAGATGAACAAAATCACCAAAGAAGTTGAAACCTCCAATGACTCTCTCTGCACCAAA AAATTTAGGAGGACAATGCTTAATAAAGGAAGTCAAACATGTCAAGGATATCAGAAAGTAAACAAGATCAAGTACATAAAGGGCAATGCTAAATCAAAGGATGTCAAGGCCATCAGAAAGGAAACAAGATCAATTGCAGTCGCTCTATGA